The genomic segment TCGCCTGCGTGACCTCTGCCTCACCGCGCCGCAGCCCATTGTTCTGCCGCGCCTACCGCGCTCGCAGTGGGCTGTTCAGTTACATCGCCTGCTCTCCCGCCAGACCACAGAAGAGGAGGAGCACGCATGATCCGCCACTGGCTTACCCGTCTGCTCGGCTTTCCAGCCAGCCAGGCTGCCCAGGCCGCCGCCGGCTCCCTGGCGCCCAGCGGGCCGGACGACCCCTACGTCCTGCCCCGCTCCCGCCAGGAACAGGACCGCCTCGACCTGCAACACTTCGCCCTGCGCCAACTGTTCGGCACCCACTTCCTCGCCCCCGTCCAGCACCCGCAGGCCATCCTCGACGTCGGCAGCGGTACCGGCATCTGGCTGCGCGAGGCCGCCCGCCGCTGGCGCCAGGCCCGGCTCATCGCCCTCGACAAAGACCTCTCCCTCCTGCGTAGCCCCCTGCCCCCACGCTGCCAATCCATCCAGGCCGACCTCCTCAGCGGCCTCCCCTTCCCCGACGCCTCCTTCGACTACGTCCATCAGCGCCTCCTCGCCGCCGCCATCCCCCTCACCGCCTGGCCCGGCGTCCTCGCCGATCTGCTGCGCGTCACCCGACCCGGCGGCTGGCTCGAACTCGTCGAAGCCACCAATGAAGTCTTCCACGAAGGCCCACGCCATGCCCAGGTCCGCACCTGGTTCGAAGCCCTGGCCGCCCGGCGCGGTCTGCACATGGCCGCCCCCCTCCAGCTCCCCGACTGGCTGCGCAGCCTCGGCCTCGACCCGGTCGTACGCCACTGTCAGGCCCCTCTCGCGGGCAAAGCACATGGCGCCCCCCTCTTCCGTCAGGACCTGCTCGCCTCCCTGG from the Thermogemmatispora onikobensis genome contains:
- a CDS encoding class I SAM-dependent methyltransferase — encoded protein: MIRHWLTRLLGFPASQAAQAAAGSLAPSGPDDPYVLPRSRQEQDRLDLQHFALRQLFGTHFLAPVQHPQAILDVGSGTGIWLREAARRWRQARLIALDKDLSLLRSPLPPRCQSIQADLLSGLPFPDASFDYVHQRLLAAAIPLTAWPGVLADLLRVTRPGGWLELVEATNEVFHEGPRHAQVRTWFEALAARRGLHMAAPLQLPDWLRSLGLDPVVRHCQAPLAGKAHGAPLFRQDLLASLESVAPALASVNQVPLSQVKETLAALPAEWEHHGTHCGLLAVWGCKP